In the Helicobacter cetorum MIT 99-5656 genome, AGGATTAAAAATGACCTATGAAATTTCCAAAAAAGTCTTGCATGTCGTGGGTAAGACTAACGCCACTTACAAACTCATAGAAGAAGGCGATAAAGTCTTATTAGGATTAAGTGGGGGCAAGGATTCTATCATGCTTGCTTGTATCTTAGCTAGAATGCAAAGACATGCTCCTTTCAAGTTTGATTTTAAAGCCGTTACCGTGCATTATGGTTTGGGCGAAGACTTAAAATGGTTGAGCGAGTTGTGCGAAGAACAAGGCATTAAACACGAAATCATTTACACTCAAATTGCTTCCACCATTAATGAAAAACGCCGTGAAAAAAGCTCATTTTGCTCGTTTTGCTCTCGTTTAAGAAGGGGAACTCTGTATTCTAAGGCTTTAGAAGAAGGCTATAATAAAGTCGCTATCGCTCATCATTTAGATGATGCTGTGGAGAGCTTTTTTATGAATTTTACTTATAATGGGAGTTTAAGAAGCATGCCTCCCATTTATAGGGCTGAAAATGGCTTATTAGTGATTCGCCCTTTAATTAAAGTTAGAGAAGCAGCAAGCATTCATTTTGTTACTTCTCAGAATATTCCCGTAGCTCCTGATTGCAATTGTCCAGCTAAACAGCCCACTTCAGACAAGCCCCCAATCGCACGATTAGCCACCAAAAATTTCTTAAAAGAAATGCAAAACTTACACCCCCATTTCTTTGATAGCCTAGAAAATGCGTTTAACAATGTTCAAGCGAGTAGTTTTAGCGACCCTAAGTATTTAGACGCTTAGCTCTTTTTATTCAGCATTTTGATAAGAATTGTAAATAACACCCCTTCAAAAATAGCCGCCATAAGCAAGGCATAATAGGTGTTTTGCAAAATAGCATGCGCTTTTAAACCCACAGCGGCGGTGGTTACTAAAAAAGTCAAGGGCATAGAAGCACCTAATGCAAATGAGAGTAATTGCTTGGGCTCTTTGAAATACTTCTTCCACACCAAGCCTGAAGCGATTAAATGCAAGCCCACCATAGCCATAACAATCCATATCCCTTGAAGAATCAAGTAGGGCTTTGAAAGCACCAATCCTAAGTCTAAAGTGGAGCCTACATGAATGAAAAATAAAGGCACAAAAAACCCAAACCCTATATCATTGAGCTTGTGAAACAGCTCCAATTTATGCGAGAAGAAAGTAGAAACTATCAGACCAGCTAGAAACGCCCCTAAAACCATTTCTATTTTGAGCCACACCACAATCGCTACTAATGAGAAAAAGAGCATGAGCGAAAAACGCACATCTTGATTGAATTGATGGCTCATCACAATGAGTTTTAAATGCGGAAACCACCAAAACAGCGTTTTACACACTTGAAAAACAATCATAATCAATGCTAAAAACACTAAGAGTATGCCTAAGTCTTTATACAAGTCCATGCCTAGACCATGCGAATACGCTCCATCTACAACAACCAAACAGATAATGCTTAATAATTCGCCTAAAACACCCACTTTCAACACCAAATCAAGCCATGCCATGTCTTTGCCATAATCCTTGATTAAAGTCATAATCATGCCCAAACTAATAATGGGAAAAATCACAATGAAAATAGGCTCTAACTTCAAGCTAAAAGTAATCATGCATGAAAGAGTGTATAAAATCAAAAAATAAGCCAAAATGCGTTTTAAAAGAGAAGCTCCAAGCTTTTTAAACAAATAAATCTCTACTTCTAACCCACATAAAAACATTAAAAATAAAAAGCCAATTTCTGACATGACTTCAAAGCCCTTGGTAGGCTCAATAAAACCAATATACGCCCCAATAGACCCAAACAAAATCTCTACAACCGTAATAGGTAAACGCAAAATTCTGGACATATAAGGGGCTGTAACAATCAAAAGGGTGATGAGTGCGAAAGTAAAAAATTCTGTATTCATGCTTTTAATTTTAGTCCACTTTATTGATTAAGCCCATTGACTAACCTTTCACAACAAGATTTTGCTCTTTATAAGTGGTGAAAACCCCTTTCTTGATTTCATAATAGGTTACCCCTAACGCACTTAAAAATGCCAAAAATTGTGCGATAGGGTAAGTTACCCAAATACCATTAATCCCATAGAAATAACTTAAAATCGGTAATAAAATAATGATAAACCCTAGCGTATGCGAAATGGTGATGATAAACGAACTTTTGGTGCGTTGAATGGATTGGAAGAACACTGCACACAACAAAGTCATACCCAAAAAGACATAGCCGATGTAGTAAATATTCATCACCCTTTTAGTCTCTTGCATAAAAAATGCATCTTGCTCGCTTGGTTGCAAATAAAGCTTGATTAAATATTCATCTAAGAAATAATAAATACCATAGAGAGAAATTCCCACACAAAACGCCACTTTCAAACCAAAGACAAACACGGCTTTCACTCGCTCTAAATTTTTGGCTCCATAGCTAAAACTTGCGATAGGTTGAATGCCCTGAGAAATCGCAAATAAAGTGGTAAAAAAGATAATCGCATTATACATAACAATTCCATACATGCTTACAAATCTCTCACCAGCGGTGTGCATGATAGCGGTGTTAAACAATAAAATCATAATAGAAGCACTAAATTCTGCTGTGCTTTGTGGCACACCACTCTTAGCTGAAGAGATGACTGAAGACAAAGAAAAACGCTTAATAAAATACAATTGCCCTTTTTTACGCCAAAAATGCTGCATTAAAACCAAAAAGCCTATCGCATGCCCTATAACTGTAGCGTATGCACTGCCTTGAACCCCCACTTCCAAAACAAAAATAAATAAGTAGTTGAAAAAGACATTCGCTAACGAGCCTATCAACATGGCTACCATAGCTAGAATGGGGCGTTTATCATTCACCACAAAGACATCAGCTAAGGGGTGTAGCACCATAAAAACAGCCCCCATAAGAATGATTTCAATATAGCGTGAAGACATTGCTAATAAGGTATCATTACTTCCAAAAAGGCGTGCAATAGTTTCACTAAAAGGCATTAATGCCATGCTAAAAATAAAGGTGCTAAAGGCAACAAAATAAAACACACTACTAAAAACGAGTCTGGCTCTATGGGTTTTGTCCTTACCTAAAAAATACCCCACAATACTAGCTGCCCCAAAACCAAAGAGTAATTCATACGCTACTAATGCCGGAAAAATAGGCCATGCAATATTGACTGCTGCTATAGCTTCTTTACCTAGTTTCTTGCCTACAAACATGCCATCTATCATAGAATAAGTGGATAAAGAAACCATAGAAAAAGCCAAAGGGACAAAGTAGTAAAAAAATAATTTCCTAATAGAATCTTTATGCAAATCAATTTTTCTTTTTAGCATGCTTTCCTTACACCTAGTTTTATGATTAATCTCATTATTTTAACTAAAAAGATAGTCTTTTAACTACTCCGTTACAAACGATAGGGTATTATGATGCATGCTTTTTGAAATTATAGTGGCTGTTTCTCTCTAAATCCAATATATTTAATAGAAAATATTTTAAATTTTTAAATGTTTTTATATTTTATTCTTGAGATTTACCTCATCTTTTTAACTCCATTGAATGAAATTGTTACTATTTAAAACAAATTTTAAAATCATTTTCAACTTTTAAAAAATCTAGTTTTTTTATGACAGCGTTTGTCGTTTAAGTGCTAGAATTAAGCCGTTGTCTTTTTAAAACAACCTAAAAAATAAAGGATAATCAAATGAAAAAAACTTTTTTTATCGCATTAGCTCTTGCAACTTCTCTTATCGGTGCTGAAAAAACTAAATGGGATTATAAGGGTAAGGAACACGGTCCACACCATTGGGACAAACTACACAAGGATTTTGAAGTGTGCAAAAGTGGTAAAAGCCAGTCCCCTATCGACATTGAACATTATTACCATACTGAAGATAAGGCCGATTTACAATTTAAATATGCTGCTTCTAAACCCAAAGCAGTGTATTTTACCAGCCATACTTTAAAGGCTTCATTTGAACCTACTAATCACATCAATTATAGGGGGCATGACTATGTGCTAGATAATTTACATTTTCACGCTCCTATGGAGTTTTTAATCAATGGTAAAACCAAACCTTTGAGTGCACATTTAGTGCATAAAGACGCCAAAGGGCGTTTATTAGTATTGGCTCTAGGTTTTGAAGAAGGAAAGGAAAATCCGGCTCTTACCCCTATTTTAGAAGCCACCAAGAATAAACAAAATCTCAAAGCTATTGCTTTGGATACATTCTTACCTAAAACAATCAATTACTACCACTTTAATGGCTCTCTCACAGCTCCGCCTTGCACAGAAGGTGTGGCATGGTTTGTTGTAGAAGAGCCTTTGGAAGTTTCTGCGAAACAATTGACCGAAATCAAAAAACACATGAAAAATTCGCCTAACCAACGCCCCGTTCAACCTGACTATAACACAGTGATTATTAAAAGTTCAGTTGAAACCCGCTAATTTTTAACCCCACTTAAGGGGTTTATATAGTGCTAACTCCTTACAGATTTATTGTATCTGTCTGTTTCATGTTCTGTGTTTGATATGCAATTAGAGTTTATCTCAACAAGGCTATCTAATACCCATTATTCGCACTAGGTTTAGGTATTTTCAGAGCGTTTTCTCTCGCAATAAATCCCTTGCTTTGATACTCATGCCAGCCCCCATCACATAAAAACGCATTGTCCCACCCATTTAACAGAGCATAAAACCACGCCACAGCCCCCCTCCAGCCTGTGCTACAATAAAAAATCACTTTGTCATACCTATTAAAGCCTTGCTGCTCCCAAAGTTTGTAGATTTCATAAGGGTTTCTTAGAGTGTTATCAGGGTTATAAAAATCGCACGCATTGCTGTAATGACTCCCTGAAAAACCCCATAACGCCCCGGGTATTTCGCCCTTTCTCTCTATGTAAGCGTAATCATTTTTTTGGGCTTGATATTCCTCCCATGAGCGAATGCTAACTAATTTATACCCCTTTTTTTGCTTTTTTAAAGCTGATTCTAAAGACAAATAAAAAGAATTGCAAGGCTTTAATGCCGAGAAGAAGCGTTTGGGGGTTTTATAATGCTTGCTAGTAGGCAAATTTAAATTCTTCCACGCCTCTAAGCCCCCATCTAAAAATTGCACTTTTTTTACCCCAGCGTATTGAAGGATAAAAAATACTCTTAAAGCTGCAATCACACTACTAGAATACAAAACGACCGAAGAATCTTTAGAAACACCGAGTTCTGAAAGCTTTTCTTGTAAAACTTCAATAGGGTTTAGATTGTATAAAGGGGGGCTTTCTAAAATGTCTGTATCCAAGTACAATGCCCCTAAAACATGCTCTGTGCTTTGTTTTAGGCTTGCATGCCCCACTTCAAAAATAAGACAATCTTCTTCTTGCAATTTTTGATACAACAAACTTGGCGAAAGGCTATAGTGGTAATTTTTTAGTTTTTCTAGGGGGTTAGAAAAATCGTTTTGATACTCCATAAAATTTTCAAATGCTAGGATTTTTGGAGTTTTAAAAAAGGGTTTTAGGGCTTTAATTTCGCTTTTTTCTCCATACAAGACGATTCTATTTTTAGACAAAGCCCCCTTAGAGTATAAGAAGTAAGGGGTTTTATCTTTAAGTCTCTCTAGCCACAAAGAACGCAACCGCAAGGCATTTTTAACATGCCCCCCTCTTAATGCCCCCTTTTCTTTGAAGCCATGAAAAAAACAAGCCTCTCTGGTGTCAATAATAGTCGTATCTTTTTCAAAAAGAATATTTTTGAAATTATCTAAATTTAAAAAATCCAAGCTGAAACGATTATTGTTTAATATAATTTAAAGCAATTTTTAAGGCATTTGTCGCCGCACCCACTCTCAGCTGGTCTGCCACACAAAAGCCATGCAAAGTCTTCTTGTCAAACAAATCCTTTCTCAATCGCCCTATAAAAGCACTATCAGTATTGCTCGCTTTTAAAGGTGTAGGGTAAAGATTTTTACTAGGCTCATCACAAACCACCACGCTAGGGGCATTTTTTAGCACTTCATAGACTTTTTTGAGATTGACTTCTTCTTCAAAAGTAATGCTTAAACTCTCGCTATGACTTCTCAATACCGGCACTCGCACACAAGTCGCACTAATAGGGAAATTCACACCCATAATCTTATGGGTTTCATACACCATTTTTAGCTCTTCTTTAGTGTAGCCATTCTCATTAAAACTATCAATATGAGCGATTGCATTAAATGCGATAGGGTAAGTGAAAGCCCCTACTTGTAGAACTTGGTTTAAATCTGTAGTGGGGTCTTTTTCTAGAAAATCTAAAGCGGTTTTTAACTCATTCTTTAAACTCTCTATACCCTTATTCCCCGCCCCACTTACGGCTTGATAGGTGCTAACAACCACACTTTTTATCTTAAATTCAAGGTGTAAAGGATTCAAGATTTGCGTCATTTGAATGGTAGAGCAATTAGGGTTAGCAATGATATTCAAGGGGGCGTTAAAAATTTCTTTCGCATTGATTTCAGGCACTACTAAAGGCACATTTTCATCTAATCTAAAAAAACTTGTGTTATCAATCACTAAGGAAGTTTTTGAAGCGCTTTTTGCAAACTCTTCACTCACACTCCCCCCAGCACTAAAAAATGCGATGTCTATCTCTTCTTTTTCAAAAATCTCATGCGTAGTTTCTAAAATCTCATAATCTTTATTGAAGGCTCTGATATTCTTGCCTGCACTTCTAGCACTAGCAAGCGGCACAAATTTTTTAATAGGAAAAAAAGAATTTTCTAAACCCTTAATAAGCTCTTGCCCTACAGCCCCACTAGCTCCGACAATAGCGATATTATAAGTCTTCATCGTTGTTTCCAATAATTTCAAGGGCTTTTAAAAAACTCAAGCAATTGAGTTGCATGCCTGAATGCATGTTTTTTAAACTTAAAGTTTCGCTTTTAAATTCTTCTTCCCCAATGATAACAACAAATTCATGCCCCTTGTGATTTGCATAGGAAAAGGGCTTTTTAATCTTTTGAGCTTCTGGATAGACTTCACTAAAAATACCGCTTTGTCTTAAAAACTCCGCCACACGATTTGCATAAGAAAAATATTCTTCATGCATACAAGCGATTAATACCTTTGCTTGAGTGGAGCGTTCATCTAGTAATTGCATTTCACTTAAAGCGACTAGTAGCCTGTCAATCCCAATAGAAGCCCCCACCCCCTGTAAATTCTCTTTAGAAAAATTTTTAGTCAAATTATCATAACGCCCCCCTGAACACACACTCCCCAAAGATTTCATGTGATTAAGGGTTGTTTCATACACAATCCCTGTATAATACCCTAAGCCCCTAGCGATAGAAAAATCAATTTTATACAAGTTTTCAGAAATCTGTAAATCCCCTAGTAACCGGTATAGCTTTTCTAAATCCTGTATGCCTTCTTTTAAATTTTGATTATAAGCTTTTAAGTAAGAAATTTTTTCAAAAAATTCTGCATGGCCTAAATCATTTTGCTTGATTTGGACTATCTCTAAAAGCTCTTTAACCACCTTCAAAGTCAAATCACACTCTTTTTGCAACTCCTCTTCAACCCCATTCAAGCCAATCTTTTCTAACTTATCCACAATACGCAACACTTCAGTAACCTGAGAAATGCCAAAATGCTCACATATCCCATTTAAAATTTTTCTATGATTAATAGACACACAAAAATCTTCCAAATCTAGAGCTTTTAAAGAAGCGATAATTACTTGAATAATCTCAGCATCACAAACTAAGCTCTCGCTCCCTATAAAATCAAAATCACATTGCGTAAACTCTCTGTAACGCCCTTTCTGAGCCCTTTCACCCCTAAAGACATTTCCTATAGCATAGCGTTTAAAGGGAATTTGTAAGGTGTGGTAATGCTGTGAGACAAAACGAGCTAATGGCACAGTCAAATCAAACCTTAAAGCCACATCTCTACTTCCATGGTCTTTAAAACGATAAATCTCTTTTTGAATATCACTACTAGCATCAGGTAATAACACTTCAGCGTATTCTAAATGGGGGGTTTCAATAGGCACAAAACCAAAACTTTGAAAAACCAAAGAAACTTTAGAAAGCAACTGGGCTTTTTGTATCGCATCTTTAGGTAAGCGGTCTTTAAATCCGCTCAATACTTTAGGGGTAATCATTAGGTTTCCTTATATTTATATGCTAAAATTTTAGCTTAAAAATTTTAAAAAAGGGCAATTTATGGGCATAACAACACAAAATGGCATGCGTATTTTGTTGCGTTTGCCTAACTGGCTAGGTGATGCAGTTATGGCAAGCTCGCTTTTTTACACCCTTAAAAACCACTACCCAAACGCACGCTTTGTTTTAGTAGGCACAAAAATCGCTTGCGAACTCTTTGAAAAAGATGAGAGTGTGGAAGCCACTTTCATAGACAACACCAAAAATTCCCCTTTGAGACTCCTAGCCACCTACAAACTCGCCCAAAAAATAAACAAATGCGATTTGGCTATCACGCTCAGCAATCATTTCTACTCAGCCTTTTTGCTCTATGCCACAAAAACGCCCATTCGCATAGGTTTTGCTAAATTTTTACGCTCCTTTTTACTCAGCCATGCTATAGCTAAACCTCCTAGAGATTATCATCAAGTAGAAAAATATTGCTTTTTATTTTCACAATTTTTAAAAAAAGAGCTGGATAGAGAGAGTGTGTTACCCTTGAATTTAGCTTTTAATCTCCACTCTCGCTCTAACAACACCCCTAAAAAAATCGGCTTTAGCCCTAGTGCGAGTTATGGAAGCGCCAAAAGATGGTTACCCCCCTATTACGCTAAAGTCGCTAGTGTCTTATTAGAAAAGGGGCATGAAATTTATTTCTTTGGTGCCAAAGAAGACTCCTTGGTTTCTGAAGAGATTTTGAGACTCACTCAAAACGAATTAAAAAATAAGGCGTTGATGACAAATGCAACGAATCTGTGCGGAAAAACAAGCATTGAAGAATTAGCACAAAACATCGCTTCATTAAACCTTTTTATCACTAATGATAGCGGTCCTATGCATGTGGCTACTAGCACAAACACCCCTTTAATCGCCCTTTTTGGTCCCACTGACATGCAAGAAACTAGCCCCTATAAGGCTAAAAAAGCGGTTTTATTAAACCATAACCTGGCTTGTTCGCCTTGCAAAAAACGCATCTGTCCTTTAAGGGGTGAAAAAAATCAAATGTGCATGAAGTCTATCACACCCACTGAAGTTCTTCAAGCTGCCTACACTCTCTTAGAAGGGGATTAAAATGTTAATTAATTTTGAAGAAGCAAGTTTTTTACAAAAACACAAGATTTTAAGCCACAGCATTACACCACGACCTATCGCTTGGGTCTCTACACTCTCTAAAAACCAAGTCAATAATCTCGCGCCTTTTAGTTTTTTTGCCCCTATTTGTAGCGAACCAGCTCTCTTAAGTTTGTATCTCACACCCAAAAGTGATGGAAGCAACAAAGACACCCTTAAAAATATTTTAGAGACTCAAAAAGCCACCATTTGCTTGTGTGATGAACGCCATTTAAATGCCCTACAGCTAAGCTCTATGGAGCTAGAATATAATGTCAGCGAAAGTGAAAAATTCAGTATTCCTATGCAAGAAATCCATGCTGACTATCCGCCTATTGTTCAAGGGGTTAGCATAGCGTTTTGTTGTGATTTTTATCAATTTTTAGAAATTCCTAAAGAATCTAAACCCTTTTTTTTGGAAGTCAAACACAGCTACATTGAAAAAACTCTGTATGAAGAAGATTTAAACTTTACTTTTAGGGGGGTGGGAAGAGTGGGTAAATCCTATCAGGTCTCAGGAATCTTAAAGAGTGCTAAAAACTTATAAAAACACAAAAAACCAAAGAAAGCGTTCTCAAACGCCTTCTTCAAGTCAATTAAGCTACAGAATGCTTAGGCTTTTTCATATCTTTCTTGTCTTCTTTAGCTGTATACAAATCAACTAACTTAGGTTTTTTCATGTCTTTTTTCTCATCTTTGTGAGCTAACTCAACCATTTTAGGTTTTTTCATGTCTTTTTTCTCATCTTTGTGAGCTAACTCAACCATTTTAGGTTTTTTCATGTCTTTTTTCTCATCTTTGTGAGCATCTGCATATGCGAAACTTGTCATTAGCCCCGCCAATAAGGCACTTGTCAAAATTTGTTTTTTCATCTGAAAAACTCCTTGTTGTTAATGTTATTAAAGCGAAAGCATTCTACATCAAAAAAGTAAACGGATAAAAATTTTAATTATAAGATTTTATGATTTATCATTATTCCCTTATTTAAGGATAGTGAAACACCCCTCGCTAAAGCGAGGAGCTTCCTAACTAAAGCACCCTACTGAATGCTAATACGAAAGGCTTTGCTCTTTAAAGTCTGCAAGGCTATTTCCTAACCCAAGAAGACTTAACCCTTTGCTTAAAATATTACTTGCGGCGTTTATATCTCTATGCTCTATATATCCGCAATTTTGACACAGATATTCTCTATGATTTAATTTAAGCTCGTGGTTGATTTGCCCACAACTATGACAAGTTTTACTCGTATATTGTGGGGGAGCTTTCACTAACAATTTGCCATTATGCTGTTGTTTGTAGTCTAAAAAAGAGATGATTTGATAGAATGAAGTATTTAGTATAGACTTATTAAGCCCACTCTTTTGTTTAACATTTTTGAGTTTGGCTCTTTTGGTCATGTTCTTAATTTGTAAGTCTTCAACTACTATCAATTCAAATTGCTTTGAAAGTTCGCTTGTGATTTTATGGTATCTGTCTAGTTTTTGATAGCTTGATTTATCAAAGGCTTTGTTTAATTTTTTTTGAGTTTTGTAAAAATTACCTCCTAGTTTGATTTTATTTTGTTTAGATTTTAAAACCCTACGGCTTTGTTTTCTTTGTAGTCTTTTAAATTCTTTAGAGTATTTTTTAAAAGAATGTAGTTTAGAATAAGTAGGAATAAGTCGTTTTAGATTGATATTTTCATCTACTTTTAAACCTAGTTCTTTCATGTCTTTTTGGTATTGTTCTAGGTCGGTTAGTTTTTCATATTCTTTTAAATCAACGCTTAAAGCTATATCATAGATATTTAAGTCCACACCGACACAATTTCTAGGCTCTTTAATAGTGTTAAGCTCTTTTTCGTATTCTATGCTAAAACTAACAAAATATTTTTGATGAGAGCAAGAGACTACGATTTGTTTAATCTTAGCATTAAGGGGTAAGTCTCTATGCATACGCATTTTTAAGGGCATTTTCATTAAGTTAAACATCTTAAAGCGTTCGTTAAAGTCTTTGATAGAAAAGCCTTGATTATTCCAAGTAAAACTTTGTTTAGCAAATTTAGAGTTTTTAAATTTAGGAAAGCCCCTATTTTTGACTTTAAAGGCATCTCTTAAGGCTCTTTCTGCATTCATGCGTGATTGTTGAGCGACTACACTACTAAAACTTAAATTCCTAGCTTTTAAATGGTGCTTAATCGCACTATCTAATTCGCTTGATTTTTGCCATTTTCTTTGTTTAGTGGGTAAATCTTTGTTTTTTTCGTATTGCTCTTGTTGTAGATTTAAGCAAATGTTATAGGCTTGGTTATAGACAAAAAAAGAGTGTTGTAATTTGGTCTGTTGCTCTTTGGTAGGATACAAACGAAATTTAAAGCCCTTATTTACTTTCATAGAAAGATTTTAGCATAATTTAGTTAAACTTGGTCTATGAAACAAATTGATAATATTAGACATGGCAGACATTGTGTTTTTTTAATGCATGTGCATTTAGTATTTGTAACTAAATATAGGCGTAAAGCATTCAACAAAGAAGTTATAGACTTTTTAGGTTCTGTATTTGCTAAGGTATGCAAAGACTTTGAAAGCGAGTTAGTAGAATTTGATGGGGAAAGCGACCATGTGCATTTACTTATCAATTATCCACCAAAAGTTAGTGTTAGTAGGTTAGTTAATTCTTTAAAGGGTGTTAGTAGTCGTTTGGTTAGACAACAAAATTTTAAAAATGTTAAAGCTACTTTGTGGGGCAATCATTTATGGTCGCCTAGTTATTTTGCTGGAAGCTGTGGGGGTGCTCCTTTAGAAATCATTAAGCAATATATCCAAGAGCAAGAAACACCACATTAGATTTGCTAACCTTTTGTTTTTAGGTTAAATGACACTAAAAAATAGCCTAACGGCTATTGACGCTTACATCTCCGCCCTAAAGGACGGAGTTTTTCGCTTTGTTGGGATAAAATTTAAACCACATAAAACAAAATTTAAAGATATAAAAGGGATTTTAACAGCACCTTTAAAATGATTTTTGTTAAAGAAGCGTGTTAAAAAACCACTATAATACCCCTAAAAAAATGCGAGTTTCAACATGCCCTTATTTGAATTAAAAAGCAATTATTCACCAGCTGGCGATCAGCCCCAAGCAATAGAAAAGCTTACTAAAAGCCTAAAAGCTAAAAACCAATACCAAACTCTAGTGGGCGTTACAGGAAGTGGTAAGACTTACACGATGGCAAATATCATCGCTAAAGTCAATAAGCCCACCTTGATAATGAGCCATAATAAGACCTTGTGTGCACAGCTCTATAGCGAGTTTAAGGCGTTTTTTCCACATAATAGAGTGGAGTATTTTATATCCCACTTTGATTACTACCAGCCTGAGAGCTACATT is a window encoding:
- a CDS encoding RNA-guided endonuclease InsQ/TnpB family protein, which produces MKVNKGFKFRLYPTKEQQTKLQHSFFVYNQAYNICLNLQQEQYEKNKDLPTKQRKWQKSSELDSAIKHHLKARNLSFSSVVAQQSRMNAERALRDAFKVKNRGFPKFKNSKFAKQSFTWNNQGFSIKDFNERFKMFNLMKMPLKMRMHRDLPLNAKIKQIVVSCSHQKYFVSFSIEYEKELNTIKEPRNCVGVDLNIYDIALSVDLKEYEKLTDLEQYQKDMKELGLKVDENINLKRLIPTYSKLHSFKKYSKEFKRLQRKQSRRVLKSKQNKIKLGGNFYKTQKKLNKAFDKSSYQKLDRYHKITSELSKQFELIVVEDLQIKNMTKRAKLKNVKQKSGLNKSILNTSFYQIISFLDYKQQHNGKLLVKAPPQYTSKTCHSCGQINHELKLNHREYLCQNCGYIEHRDINAASNILSKGLSLLGLGNSLADFKEQSLSY
- the tnpA gene encoding IS200/IS605 family transposase, producing MKQIDNIRHGRHCVFLMHVHLVFVTKYRRKAFNKEVIDFLGSVFAKVCKDFESELVEFDGESDHVHLLINYPPKVSVSRLVNSLKGVSSRLVRQQNFKNVKATLWGNHLWSPSYFAGSCGGAPLEIIKQYIQEQETPH
- a CDS encoding flavin reductase family protein, producing MLINFEEASFLQKHKILSHSITPRPIAWVSTLSKNQVNNLAPFSFFAPICSEPALLSLYLTPKSDGSNKDTLKNILETQKATICLCDERHLNALQLSSMELEYNVSESEKFSIPMQEIHADYPPIVQGVSIAFCCDFYQFLEIPKESKPFFLEVKHSYIEKTLYEEDLNFTFRGVGRVGKSYQVSGILKSAKNL
- a CDS encoding flagellar protein gives rise to the protein MTSFAYADAHKDEKKDMKKPKMVELAHKDEKKDMKKPKMVELAHKDEKKDMKKPKLVDLYTAKEDKKDMKKPKHSVA